The proteins below are encoded in one region of Juglans microcarpa x Juglans regia isolate MS1-56 chromosome 4D, Jm3101_v1.0, whole genome shotgun sequence:
- the LOC121260869 gene encoding barwin-like — MERLCVWLVLSLCLFAAATTAQQCGKQAGGKTCSNNLCCSQYGYCGSTDDYCSPSKGCQSNCQSSSSGGESASNVRATYHFYNPEQNGWNLNAVSAYCSTWDANKPLAWRSKYGWTAFCGPVGPRGQAACGKCLRVTNSGTGAQATVRIVDQCSNGGLDLDYAGVFQKLDTDGKGYAQGHLIVSYQFVNCGD; from the exons ATGGAAAGGCTTTGTGTATGGTTGGTGCTCTCTCTCTGCCTGTTTGCTGCTGCCACCACTGCCCAACAGTGTGGGAAGCAAGCCGGCGGCAAAACATGTTCCAACAACCTTTGCTGTAGCCAGTATGGTTACTGTGGCTCTACTGATGACTATTGCTCCCCTTCTAAAGGTTGTCAGAGCAATTGTCAATCAAGCAGCAGCGGTGGGGAGAGCGCCTCGAATGTGAGAGCAACGTACCATTTCTACAACCCAGAGCAGAATGGATGGAACTTGAATGCTGTGAGTGCATATTGCTCGACATGGGATGCCAACAAGCCGTTGGCATGGCGCAGCAAATATGGTTGGACGGCCTTTTGTGGACCGGTCGGGCCTCGTGGGCAAGCAGCTTGTGGCAAGTGCCTAAgg GTCACAAACAGCGGAACAGGAGCTCAGGCAACAGTGAGAATTGTGGATCAATGCAGCAATGGAGGTCTGGATTTGGATTATGCAGGAGTGTTTCAAAAACTAGACACTGATGGAAAAGGATATGCCCAGGGCCACCTTATCGTGAGCTACCAGTTTGTGAACTGCGGTGATTAA